A genomic window from Silene latifolia isolate original U9 population chromosome 11, ASM4854445v1, whole genome shotgun sequence includes:
- the LOC141612424 gene encoding protein phosphatase 2C 37-like, with amino-acid sequence MAGMCCGIKVGETEPTSPVQPATRTARRRRMEIRKMISNISDISETHGLMKRRKSNSEFAVESSEPTRSLTLSVAVEKENSAPGDSGVDEEFPKFGVTSVCGRRRDMEDAVSIQPFFCEKEGSRKRKFNHGVHFYGVFDGHGCSHVAKKCKERMHAILKEEIVKRNGEAETEGESEDNWSETMSLSFNRMDKEVGERVNTSTADVAAVTTSCRCELQTPQCDAVGSTAVVAVVTREKIVVSNCGDSRAILCRGGVAVPLSSDHKPDRPDELDRIEKAGGRVIYWDGARVLGMLAMSRAIGDNYLKPYVIPDPEITITDRTLEDECLIIASDGLWDVVSNETAASVARMCLINAGSPPSPPQSPGNDTIVDAGRECSDKACSDASILLTKLALARHSADNVSVVVVDLRSIR; translated from the exons ATGGCGGGAATGTGTTGCGGAATCAAAGTAGGAGAAACCGAACCGACGAGTCCGGTCCAACCGGCGACCAGAACGGCTCGTCGTAGAAGAATGGAGATTCGTAAGATGATCTCCAACATCTCCGATATCTCGGAGACGCACGGTTTGATGAAACGACGGAAGTCTAACTCCGAGTTCGCTGTCGAGTCGAGCGAGCCGACTCGGTCGTTGACGTTAAGTGTTGCCGTGGAAAAAGAGAATTCTGCACCTGGAGATAGCGGAGTCGATGAAGAGTTTCCGAAGTTTGGAGTGACGTCGGTTTGCGGTCGGAGAAGAGATATGGAGGATGCGGTGTCGATTCAACCGTTTTTTTGTGAGAAGGAAGGTAGTAGGAAAAGGAAGTTCAATCATGGAGTTCATTTCTATGGAGTTTTCGACGGACACGGCTGCTCTCAC GTTGCGAAAAAGTGCAAGGAAAGGATGCACGCGATACTCAAGGAGGAGATCGTGAAAAGAAATGGCGAAGCCGAAACTGAAGGCGAAAGCGAAGATAATTGGAGTGAAACGATGTCGTTGAGCTTCAATCGAATGGATAAAGAAGTAGGTGAAAGAGTCAACACTTCTACTGCTGACGTGGCAGCTGTAACGACGTCGTGTAGATGTGAGCTTCAAACGCCTCAGTGCGACGCCGTCGGATCAACCGCCGTTGTTGCCGTCGTTACGCGTGAGAAAATCGTCGTTTCGAATTGTGGAGATTCGCGCGCAATTCTTTGCCGTGGCGGCGTAGCGGTTCCTCTTTCATCTGATCATAAG CCTGATAGACCGGATGAACTGGACCGGATCGAGAAAGCGGGAGGACGTGTCATCTACTGGGACGGGGCACGTGTCCTTGGTATGCTGGCCATGTCACGTGCAATAGGCGATAACTACCTTAAACCGTACGTGATACCTGACCCGGAGATAACCATAACGGACCGGACTCTAGAAGACGAGTGCTTGATCATTGCGAGCGACGGCCTTTGGGATGTCGTATCGAATGAGACAGCAGCCTCGGTAGCGAGGATGTGCTTGATTAACGCGGGATCGCCACCGTCTCCACCTCAATCTCCTGGAAACGACACGATTGTCGATGCCGGCCGGGAGTGTTCCGATAAGGCGTGTTCCGATGCGTCGATTTTGCTGACGAAGTTGGCATTAGCGAGGCATAGTGCTGATAATGTTAGTGTTGTTGTAGTTGATTTAAGATCAATTCGATAA